The nucleotide sequence TTTCAGCGGCTGGGCTGAAGCGTCTTTGCGGTCGGCGCGCGCGGGGCACGGCCTTCCAACATCAGGAACAGCTCGTAGCCCGAGCTCAAGGCGTACAAGGGCCGGCCGAGATCGTTGACGAGAGTCTGCGCCTCATAGTTGCGGTAGACGACGCTGTAATGGAGTCCGACCAGCTCGGCCTCGCGCGCCACCCCCGGTAGCGGCAGCACAAACAGGCCGGCGACCGGGCGATCGGTGGCTTGGGTGTTCGATCCCGTGTTCACGACCGTGACGATTTCCCCGGTCTGCGTGGGGCCGACCTGCGTGGGTCCCACCTCGCCCGGTTGACCGATGACCACGGTGCCCGTGTTGCCGGGCGGCAGGCCCGGGCCGGTCGGTCCCTGATTCGGCCGCGCGGGACCGTTCGTCTGATCCGGGGGGATCGTGACGCCGGGTCCAACCCCGCCCTGCGGGGGCCCGACGACCGTCGTGGTCTGCGTGATCACGGTCGTGACCACCGGACCTTGGACGGCTCCCGGATGGGTCGGTTCCAGCTGGGATAGAATCGGCACGGCCTGGTTGGTCACCACGGTGGGCGGCGGCGTGACCGTCGTCGGCAACATCGGCACGGCAAGCACCACCGGCTGATTGATCGTCGTCGCGACGGTCGGGCCCTGTAATGCCGGCGGATTGGTCTGCGGGCCGGAGATCACCGGCAAGGTCGGGACCGCGGTGATCACGGTCGGGCCGGTCTGCTGGACCGGCGGCTGCACCACCGGCTGATTCGGCGTGACCGTAACAGGGAGCGTAGGTACCGCCACGACGGTGGGCTGCGTGGCGATGACCGTTGGTGTGCCGGGACCCTGGAGCGCGGGTGCATTATTCTGCGGACCGGAGACCACGGGGAGTTGCGGCACCGCCTGCACCACGACCGGACCCGCTTGCACCGGCGGGGGCGTGGTGACCGGGGGATTGTTCACGACCACAGGCAAAGTCGGCACGGCCACAACGGTCGGCTGCGTGGCTACGACGATCGGCAGATTTGGACCCTGTAGCGCGGGCGCGTTGTTCTGCGGACCGCTGACGGTCGGGATCTGCGGGACTGGCGTGATGACGACCGGGCCCGATTGTTGCACCGGCGGTTGCACCACCGGCTGGTTCGGCGTGACCGTCACCGGCAGCGCGGGGACCGCCACGATTGTCGCCTGCGTGGCGATGACCGTCGGTGTACCCGGGCCCTGCAACGCAGGCAGGTTGTTTTGCGGGCCGTTCACGACCGGCAGCTGCGGCACCGGCTGCAGCACCACCGTCGCGGCCTGCGTGGGCGGCTGCGCGATGACCGGGGGATTGTTCACCACCACCGGCAACGTCGGCACGGCGACCGCCGTGGGTTGCGTGGTTACGACAGTCGCGAGATTGGGACCTTGCAAGGCCGGCGCGTTGTTCTGCGGGCCGTTAACCGACGGAACCTGCGGCACCGCCGTGATGACAACCGGGCCTGATTGCTGGACCGGCGGCTGCACCACCGGCTGGTTCGGTGTGACCGTCACCGTTAGAGTCGGCACCGCCACAATCGTGGGCTGCGTGGCGATAATCGTCGGCGTACCCGGGCCCTGGAGCGCGGGCGCGTTGTTTTGCGGACCGCTCACGACCGGCAGCTGGGGCACCGGCTGAATGACCACCTGCGTGGGCTGTGCGGGCGGCTGCGCGATGACCGGAGGATTGTTCACGACCACCGGCAGCGTCGGCACGGCAATCGCCGTGGGTTGAGTGGCCACGACCGTCGGGAGAGCCGGCCCTTGCAGCGCGGGCGGATTGTTCTGCGGGGCGGTTACGATCGGCACCTGCGGCACCGCCGTGATGACAACCGGGCCGGATTGCGCAATCGGTGGCTGTGCCACCGGCTGGTTCGGCGTGACCGTCACCGGCAGAGTCGGCACCGCGACAATCGTGGGCTGGGTGGCGATGACCGTCGGCGTACCCGGGCCCTGGAGCGCGGGCATGTTGTTTTGCGGACCGCTCACGACCGGCACCTGCGGCACCGGCTGCAGCACCACCGTGACTGGCTGGCCGGACGGAGGCGTGAGCACCGGCGGGTTGTTCACGACGACGGGCAAGGACGGCACGGCGACCGGCTGGGGTTGGTTGGCCACGACCGTGGGGAGGTTCGGACCCTGCAAGGCAGGCGGATTGTTCTGCGGGCCGGTGACCGTCGGGACCTGCGGGATAGGGGTGATGACGACTGGGCCGGATTGCGGGAGCGGCGGCTGCACCACCGGCTGGTTCGGCGTGACGATCACCGGCAGCGTGGGTACCGCCATGATCGCCGGCTGCGTGGCAATGACCGTCGGCATGCCCGGGCCCTGCAACGCAGGCGCATTCGTTTGCGGACCGTTTACGACGGGCAGCTGCGGCACGGACTGCACCACGACCGGAATCGACTGGGCCGGCGGCAGCGCGATCACCGGTGGGTTGTTCACCACCACCGGCAACGTTGGCACGGCGACGGCGCTGGGCTGGGTGGCGACGAGCGTCGGGAGAGACGGACCCTGCAACGCGGGCATATTGTTCTGCGGGCCGCTCACGGTCGGAACCTGCGGGACCGCCGTGATCACGGTCGGCCCCGGCACCTGGGCGGGCGGCTGGATGATCACGGGGGGATTGCTCACCACCACGGGTAGGGACGGCACGGCGACCACCGTGGGCTGCGTCGCCACCACGGACGGCAGGTTCGGGCCCTGCAGGGCGGGGGTGTTGTTTTGCGGGCCGGTCACCACCGGCACCTGCGGGATGGCGGTCGCAACGATGGGGCCGGTCTGTTGCGCCGGCGGCTGGACCACCGCCGGAGGATTGCTGACCACCACCGGCAGCGTGGGCACGGCGATGGGCTGCGGTTGCGGACCGGTGACCGCCGGTTGGATGATGGGATCAGGCGTCCCCGCTACCTGCACCGGCAGGGTGGGTACCGCCACCGGCTGCGGCGGGGTCACCACCGCGGTCGGGGGCTGTGGCACCGGCACATCCGCCGGCGGCGTGACGGTCACGGTCAGGGACGGTACGGCGATCGGCTGCGGCACCGGGCCTTGGTTGGATGCGCCGGGCCCCGTCTGGGCCGGAGGCGGCTGGGCCTGGGTGATCACCAGCACCGGCGGCTGGAGGACCTGCGGCGGGTTCGCCTGATTGACGCTGGAATCGGTGGCCCCCGGTCCGGCCGTGACCACCACCGGCTGGCCGGTGGCCGATGTGCCGCCCCCCGTCGGGGGCCGGGGCGGAAAATCCATGTAACTGTCGTCGATCGGCGGGCGCTGGCCGTTCGGCGTGGGCGTTTGGGTGGTGACGCCTGGCTGGGGACGCCAGGGAAAATCCATGTAACTGTCGTCGATTGGGGGACGCGAAGGATTGCCATTATTCGGGTTCGTGCCGCCGGTCTGCGGCCGCGGCGGGAAATCCATGTAACTGTCATCGATGGGCGGTCGGCCCCCGCCGGTACCCGTAGGCGGATTGTTCTGCGCCCAGAACGGCGTGTTGGGCACCGTGATGTCCATATAGCTGTCGTCGATCCCCCCCGGCGGACGCACGGGCCCGAAGTTGCCGGAGCTGACCTGCGATCCCGGGCCCTGCACCGGGGCCTGCTTGAAGCCCATCCACGCCACGGTCGTGAAGCCGGGCGGATTATTCACGCGGCGGAGCTGGCGGCGCTTCACCAGC is from Lacunisphaera limnophila and encodes:
- a CDS encoding filamentous hemagglutinin N-terminal domain-containing protein — encoded protein: MKRLRSLLLSAILAPAALRAQPTDGRIAAGAGEISAAGNLTRITQASDRMVIDWGSFSIPAGTTVDFAQPGALAAVLNRVTGPEASVLLGTLRANGQVYLLNPHGVLIGPNGRVDTAGFIAATSRLDNADFLRGMPLAFTAGTDAAIVNQGTVNAVGGPVLFIARHVENRGTLSAPGGTVQLVGGTEVLLATADSPALIRAGSAEGTVANTPAAAIAAAQVRLQAAGNNPSALAINQEGLVRATGVAGRNGEVWLVGGGDALVAQRGVIAATDADGTGGAIFGTGGRLLLAAGSQTRADGPGGGGLIQLGGAEQGRPGTLPNARQTLAETGAQISADATTAGAGGRVVLWGDEALGFYGAISARGAGGGSGGFVETSAAWLDAFGRVETGPGGRWLLDPYNIRIVDGPSSGFSFSGTNPVIGRPTASESRVDVRVLEQALASQGQVILDTGTAGNDVGNIIIDAPIIYQGIGSAQLTFNAANDIYVNRDITAASDSLGLDFNADFDANGSGKVILGGNLVTLGGTVTFQEDVVTTGNADLSIMSGGGKIIFAGDLRLANTDGLDLSSQGGDILMSSLSSDVQRNAILRLTDLGPRNLYSSISALLSNPTQTPAATLGTEAGKLVKRRQLRRVNNPPGFTTVAWMGFKQAPVQGPGSQVSSGNFGPVRPPGGIDDSYMDITVPNTPFWAQNNPPTGTGGGRPPIDDSYMDFPPRPQTGGTNPNNGNPSRPPIDDSYMDFPWRPQPGVTTQTPTPNGQRPPIDDSYMDFPPRPPTGGGTSATGQPVVVTAGPGATDSSVNQANPPQVLQPPVLVITQAQPPPAQTGPGASNQGPVPQPIAVPSLTVTVTPPADVPVPQPPTAVVTPPQPVAVPTLPVQVAGTPDPIIQPAVTGPQPQPIAVPTLPVVVSNPPAVVQPPAQQTGPIVATAIPQVPVVTGPQNNTPALQGPNLPSVVATQPTVVAVPSLPVVVSNPPVIIQPPAQVPGPTVITAVPQVPTVSGPQNNMPALQGPSLPTLVATQPSAVAVPTLPVVVNNPPVIALPPAQSIPVVVQSVPQLPVVNGPQTNAPALQGPGMPTVIATQPAIMAVPTLPVIVTPNQPVVQPPLPQSGPVVITPIPQVPTVTGPQNNPPALQGPNLPTVVANQPQPVAVPSLPVVVNNPPVLTPPSGQPVTVVLQPVPQVPVVSGPQNNMPALQGPGTPTVIATQPTIVAVPTLPVTVTPNQPVAQPPIAQSGPVVITAVPQVPIVTAPQNNPPALQGPALPTVVATQPTAIAVPTLPVVVNNPPVIAQPPAQPTQVVIQPVPQLPVVSGPQNNAPALQGPGTPTIIATQPTIVAVPTLTVTVTPNQPVVQPPVQQSGPVVITAVPQVPSVNGPQNNAPALQGPNLATVVTTQPTAVAVPTLPVVVNNPPVIAQPPTQAATVVLQPVPQLPVVNGPQNNLPALQGPGTPTVIATQATIVAVPALPVTVTPNQPVVQPPVQQSGPVVITPVPQIPTVSGPQNNAPALQGPNLPIVVATQPTVVAVPTLPVVVNNPPVTTPPPVQAGPVVVQAVPQLPVVSGPQNNAPALQGPGTPTVIATQPTVVAVPTLPVTVTPNQPVVQPPVQQTGPTVITAVPTLPVISGPQTNPPALQGPTVATTINQPVVLAVPMLPTTVTPPPTVVTNQAVPILSQLEPTHPGAVQGPVVTTVITQTTTVVGPPQGGVGPGVTIPPDQTNGPARPNQGPTGPGLPPGNTGTVVIGQPGEVGPTQVGPTQTGEIVTVVNTGSNTQATDRPVAGLFVLPLPGVAREAELVGLHYSVVYRNYEAQTLVNDLGRPLYALSSGYELFLMLEGRAPRAPTAKTLQPSR